ttgatttttacattttcatTGTTTTATGCTGCCTCTCCAACCATTTTCTCTTCCCCTTCTTTTGTTTTTGACTTTCTGTTGTTAACATGAGTTTTGGATATTTTACTGTAGCAATGCGTACGAGCATTTGTGGAGAGTGGTGATGGAGAGGTGCTTGTGCTACGGGTTCAAGACCCCTTTCATCGGTTGTTGCTGCATGGTGTTTGTGAGGTATGATTTGTGGAGCAATAATGTTTACATTTCCTCACTGCAGCACTACGGCATATATGTCATGATAACATTGAGCACTGCTTCAACTTCGGGTCTGCCTCTAGATGTTCAAAGTTGTATTGTTAAGTAAGAAGAAAACAATATGCATAGTCTCAGGATATGTTGCCTTTACCTTAAAAGAGAATGCACATATGACGCTAATCTGATATGTGATAAGTGGACTAATCTTTTATGGTCATCTTATGGCTGCTTACTTATGTTTTAACAGTTCTACAACCTGGTCTCCGTAACAACCTCGCAAACAGAAGGCAACAAGGCTGTGAAAGTGACTaagataaagaagaagaagaaggcggGTTCAGCTGATATCCCAAACATTACACTCTGCAACTTTCTGAAGATGGCAAAAGAAGGGTTCTGGTGATACATTTCGCCAGGATCTAGCCCTTGTATCATTACTATGTTGTGCACTTGTGCATTATCTTAATTTACTCATTAACATCAAATATGGTTGTCCCCTCGGCAATGCCGACGACTGTACTAATAAATTAATGACTTGAATTGTGGGTGCTTCGTGTTTGGAAATGTCTTATTTCTAGGGGCACCTATTAGGGATGGTTGTAAAGGGAATCTAAATTGCTTTGTATATATTGCAGAAATAAACATACCTTGTGATTTATCACTGGAAGTGCGAAGAAACATTCTTCTGTTACGTACATATTGCGACTTGGTGGCAAATGAGCACTAGAGATGGGAAACAACCATAGGGAAGTTATTCTCTTTAGTCCCTCTTTCTCTTTTCGTGTGACAACAAGCCTAGCGTAATCTCATAAGTAGAGTTTGAGGAGGGTAGTGTGCACAAATATTACCCTATCTTGAGAAAGTATAGAGAAGTAACAATAGCAAGTAATAAGAAACCTAAGCGAAGAAACAACAAAGTGGTAATACAAATCTACGAATAAGAAAATACAAGACTAACACTAATACTATTGGAactgaaaaggaaagaaaagcacTCGATTACCTATTAACCCTCTACCTTAATTCTCGGCCTCCACATTCTTCTATCAAGGGTTAAATGTCTATAAGCTGAAGCAACatcatgtcttgcctaatcacctcgctccaatacttcttaggtctgtTTCTATTTCTCTCAGACCCACcaaggccaacctctcacacctcttcACTGGGCCATCTGCGCCTCACAGCTTTACATGCCCGACCATCTAAGCTTcatttcccgcatcttgtcctccactgAGGCTGCTCGCACCTAGTCTCAAATATCTTCATTCCTTATAAATAGTTGAAAAATATAAGTAGCTTAGTATTTGTTTGACTTGTTTTAAGCTTACTTTTATTTTGGCAAGCGAGTAGGAATCCGCAACAACAACTACCGATGACTAAAAATAAAACTTGAAAAAGTAGCTAGTGTCAAAATGAGATCAAATAATCCAAGTTAATTACTGATGGTCGCAGTAGCCAGCTAAGGTTCACTCTGTATAGtcaatgaagaaagaataaaaaagaaagggTGGCAAATGCAGTTTGATCTTGGGTAACTTGATCGCCAAGAGCCATCATTGACTAAGTGACCCTGCGACTGCTTTATTAACTAGTATAAAATCCTTAATATCTCGTGCTTATACCAGACCACCAATTTCTTCCTCAGACTAATCTTGTCTGTTTAGTACAATGGCCATGAAACCCGTGAAGTACTGTGTGGTGAGTAATTTCTGTCTCACTCATTTATTATGTTTATTGAATGTtattttcattgtttgaaatggttgtTGAACTCACAGGTGGATGCCTTCACTGACGCAGCATTCAAAGGGAACCCAGCAGCCGTTTGCTTACTAGAAGAAGACAAAGATGACAAATGGTTACAGTCTGTTGCTACTGAGTTCAATATGTCTCAAACTTGTTATCTCTCTCCACTTACCCTATCTAAGCCTAACCCCACATTTGGCCTTCGTTGGTTCACTCCAGTTACTGAGGTCAGCCTTTCTCTGGATTTATCCTACATTTAGGCAGTACAAGTTTGGAGCTCATCTTTTTGAAAATTTGTTATTGGAAAAATGGGGAGAAATGGAAATCCATAAGTTTGAAAGTGTTTCATAAGTTTCACTTTTTAGCAAGAAATTTCATTTGTGCTTTGCAGGTAGATCTATGTGGACATGCAACGCTAGCAGCTGCACACTTTCTGTTTGCCTATGGCTTAGTTAAAACTGATATGATTGAGTTTTCAACAAAGTCAGGAATTTTAACTGCCAAAAGAGTTCCAGAAGCCAAAGCTCCAAATTCTCGGGACGACTGGCCAACAGGTTACTCAATTGAATTGGACTTTCCTGTTGTAAAAGTAGCCGAGACCAATTTTGCTGATGTTCCTGCAATTTCGAAAAGCTTGAATGGTGCATCTGTGGTTGAGATGCTTGAGACATCTAAGAGTGATCTTTTTGTACGTATTTCATCTTGATTTCCTTTTTGTATTTACACAAAGGTACAAACATGAAGGACAACCAAGAAAGAATTTCTGTTTCATTCTTTTATAAAAAAAACgagacattttttttcaaaaattaaggaGGAAGGGATGCTAGATAAAGTTAGTAACCCTTCCTAGGGAAATGAAGATAATTCATGGTTTTTTTGCAGATTTTACTCCCATCAGGTGAGGTAGTGGTCGAATGCCAACCTCAGCTTGATCAAACAAAGAATATCCCTGGCAGAGGAATGATAATAACAGGACCTGCTCCACAGGGTTCTGGCTTTGATTTTTATAGTCGCTTCTTCTGCCCAAAGTTGGGAATCAATGAGGTAATTGCTAGCACCTCAATTTACTGTGAGCATGTATAATATTGTGTTCAGGCAGATCATAGTCACTGAAAAAGGTGGTACTGAATTTGCACATCCTAGAGAATTGAAGCCAATTACATAGATAGAGTTCATCGTATCTTCGTATAAAGACAACTGCATATGTAAACATCTATATGTTTGTATAGCTGATGCATCTTAGATGTCTCACCTGTTCTCTtcttgtgcatatatatatatttttttaaaacaaaacttttcAGGATCCTGTTTGTGGAAGTGCTCATTGTGCCTTGGCTCCTTATTGGCATAAAAAACTTGGCAAACGTGACTTTGTTGCTTTAGCGGTACTTCCTCTCTTCCTCCAACTTCCCCCATCTCCTTTATCAGGAACCAACTGCACAGGCTGAAATTCTTATACTAACTACATAGTTCTATTTGCCCTATTGATTGGTAATGTTTTGTGGTTTAGGCCTCACCTAGAGGTGGCGTCGTGAACATGCATCTAGACGAGGAGAATCAAAGGATGTTTCTGAGAGGGAAAGCTGTTACTATCATGGAAGGTTCTCTTCTAGTATAATATAGCTAGGAGTGGACATCATAAATTTAATAAAATTGGTGGAAGTTTGTGTTAACTTTCTAAAATCTCTAAATTTGTTTTGGTTTTGTACTTCTCTGTGGCTCTTGAAGCATTCTTCTCTTTTTGTAAGTTTTCAGTGTTTTTAAACATTTACTTGTGTAGTTCTGTGCTTTGCTTCAGTAATAACATCTCGTCTTTTCAAACCATTATCTTATCAGAGGGATGGAAGCTCATTAACTGAGTTGTCTATAATGAACTTCGCATGCCTACAAGTAGTGCGCAGTTTGTACTATCATCAAAGTTGATGCAATTGATTGTTTACATTAGGTCTCATTTTTTGGTAAGCTACTGATAAAGaaggaattcaagtcctttaATTAGGtaacaatattttttttcattttgcagCAAAATCGGACAGAGACCTAGCCCCTGCTTCGTTTAAACAATTAAAATGAGGTCTAAGATCGTTTCTTCTTTTCCAAATCCTCTTCTATGTTTGGATACTTATTAAATGCGACAGAACAATTCCTGTACTTGACATCAGATCTGTTGAAccataaaacttagaacaatttTATTTGATGCAACACCAAATATCCTCCAAACCATATTCTCGTCTTCCAATACAAGAAATAACAGGAAGATAGGGACCTACAATTGTGATATTTATTCCTTTAGTTTCATAACATACTGTAAAGGGCTTCACTCGCGTTGTCAATTCCTTTAGCTTCATAACATTCAGCACCACCAGCAGGAAGTTCGCGAAGTAATTTGGTATGAGCACCTGAAAAAATATGATTTGAGAGAATGCTAAGTGAACCGTTAGCGGTAGTTAAAACAAGAGAATCAATCAAGATTTGGACCATGTCGACATTTCGAGTAACAGGGTTCTCAGGGAAGTATGCACAAGAGTTTTCTGTACAACCAGGACCAGGTTTTTTGAAGCATTTGTGTAAACAAATGTTTGTAGAGAATCACAGGGAGGAGTAATTTGAAGGGCATGTTTACAGGTACAGGACTTGTAAGGACGAGAACAGTTGATCCACGAAAAAGTGCCACCCAAATCAAGGTACAAAGTAGTGGGTTGAAGTGGGGGGTTAAGGTAAACATAGGAAGTGGGTACAAATTGGTGGAGTTGTCTTTATTGACAGGACAACATGTGAAGAGACAGTTCAAATCCATGAGCCGAGAACGAGGAAGAAGAGGcttaagaaagagagagagagagatttggACCTTAGTTGTGTGCATGGCTTCTGCTAGTGTAGCTGTTACTTAGAAATTAGAATTGACAACCTGATTCCAACTTATTTACTATAAGTTAGAATAGTACAAAACTTTCTTGCTTGCTCCATACAAGAAGTTTTTTTTCAGGCTTGAATTCCAGACCGACCTTTAGTTAAGGATAAAAGGATCTTATCCGTCTCATAAATTAGTATGCAAAATTAGGTTTATATGAATATTTATTCAAAGGCAGATACTCTGCCTCTTCGTGTTACAAGACAACTTCTTTTTATCTAGTTGCCAACTCATTTATAGGATTAATAAATACAGTCAATATTCACATGCAGTATTTGTATCAATAAACTGCATGATGAGGCAATGATCTAAGACCTTGTATCAAAATGAATCTCTTCAAGAGGCGACTTCTCGGCCTTATCtttgaaataaaatttttaaaagtTATTCTTTAAGGAGGGAGGGGAAGGGAAAATGCAGGTAAGAGATCACAAGGTGAAAACTCGAACCCCTACCACAAGGAAAAAGTTCAAATAATCAACTATCTGAGCTATTGAGATTTCTCACTTCCCGGCCTTATTATGTCACACTCGAGTATTATTTAAAATTCCAAATCACAAGCACATAATGGggcttttctttttcccttcttttcttGGTTGACTTTAAAAATTGACAAATTGTGGACTTTTGAATATTGATTTCAAATAAAGTATTTGGAAGGGGACAATTTTATCAACAAATTAGCTAAAAACTTCCTCAGATGGTACTTGGTAGCAATTAAAAATTGAATGGCAGCATTTTCTCAGCTAGATTAATTGTCTCTCATCTTTATATTTCAAATTATGAATTGCATTCATTCAACACACATAAATTTCTTATTCAAACCCGATACATGTATACTAACCCAATGAATACCTAACTTGTATCATTATTTTGATATAAACATGTATTACCATTGATAAGTTATGTGATTATGTTTTGATCATTTGTCAATCTTCATTGGGAAACTGGATAGGAACTTGATACAATTAGTTCCTTTGCGCCTGGTGGACATGTTAAGTTGTCTCGTCAAACTCTCGAGAAACCAGAAAAGGAAACAAATAGGATCAGTTCCTTCAATTATCGTATAGTCAACTCTACAACTATAAAAGTTGTTTCATTGTACTGACTAGCAGCAGTGCAGCGACACAACCGCTATTGGTAGAGGCCAAACCAAAAGCTGAAATGTCTCTATCTCTTCACACATGCTCTCTCATATAAAAGGAACATTATGCAACGTTTGACCTAATACTTGAGAATCTGAAAAACCTATCATTCAAGTACCAGGCGCCATTGTTTCCTCCAGGTGCACTCT
This genomic stretch from Nicotiana sylvestris chromosome 9, ASM39365v2, whole genome shotgun sequence harbors:
- the LOC104249484 gene encoding uncharacterized protein, yielding MPTSQILQTEQDLLMMSSLFDDPKGENVKSRGIAIEKKIECLESLAGKVSNRRSRRWLNDRLLMELVPRLNAEEIRGLFAPPPFGDDVPLSVFCLTNVEEWDKFRNIDMDKEATIMDALEGKPLKRKHCVDNDKVAVLTAWHRVDCRTREALRRNFLPELVSSYEQCVRAFVESGDGEVLVLRVQDPFHRLLLHGVCEVDAFTDAAFKGNPAAVCLLEEDKDDKWLQSVATEFNMSQTCYLSPLTLSKPNPTFGLRWFTPVTEVDLCGHATLAAAHFLFAYGLVKTDMIEFSTKSGILTAKRVPEAKAPNSRDDWPTGYSIELDFPVVKVAETNFADVPAISKSLNGASVVEMLETSKSDLFILLPSGEVVVECQPQLDQTKNIPGRGMIITGPAPQGSGFDFYSRFFCPKLGINEDPVCGSAHCALAPYWHKKLGKRDFVALAASPRGGVVNMHLDEENQRMFLRGKAVTIMEGSLLV